tggagcacagtccccttaaaagcccagagtcaccacttaactaggacaagaagaacttgactcaagccaggctcactctctgctctgactctgccttcccaagaggaacactcctaacccacagcccctgcagcagcagatcctacagcccgtcagagccagatcacctacccctggagtcaggaagctggggtcagagatcacgtacgtcaaactcagggagggtgatggtgaatctgagcagggccgtgctgctcttaacggccctggctctctctcgcggcaccctggacacgatccagtagttaatgtgctgtggggaaaggaggcattgcactgactgccctgaccaaggatgcccactgggggcccggctaggaggacagactggaaaatggatctaagagtgaaggtaaaattgcccccacccctctcatcgggctcacctccaagatgtactggagcctgtcgctgtctggggactctgccagcaggttccccagcatggcgtccaggaggtctggcaagaccctaggcagatcctgaaagcaagggagagccatgggtcagagttagggaaactggggctaaacttgccacaggatgggaagtggggtctctgggaagcactggtgtgacccccaaacacatatcctggcctctctccttcacatcccactgcaggcaattagcaaggactcatggcaggatgacagctggctcttcaatccatgactttagctgatctacctgcacttgggcggtgtccttctccatgcccagggtgaagacggcgtgcagggcagctcgaaggaggtgggtctccagctctggctccacagcaggtgtcatggtgctggaagagagaggagccggtattagactgtgcagtgcggggatgggactggcaccaacacgcaggttaaactgcagggaaataggcacaggctggcaagaagggaaactgaggcaccgagccagggaatgacaaggccaaggtttctcagacagacagtggcagggcaggaatagcacctgttccctgcaccctgctgcccctcctgtatctgatcctgggagtgagcctctccccaaagccgttgcaatgttactggagtgaaaagaacagcccagccaggagagagtgacccttccccgcacctctgccagaggagccacccttgggcggtgacctgggagtgggagtgggaggggcagtgactcccagccctgggcctgagcagcactggggttaggggaaccgggccggagggtctcggtacctgaggttgcccacagcaatcagggagttagcgaggac
This window of the Chrysemys picta bellii isolate R12L10 unplaced genomic scaffold, ASM1138683v2 scaf263, whole genome shotgun sequence genome carries:
- the LOC135978432 gene encoding maestro heat-like repeat-containing protein family member 1 isoform X2 is translated as MTPAVEPELETHLLRAALHAVFTLGMEKDTAQVQDLPRVLPDLLDAMLGNLLAESPDSDRLQYILEHINYWIVSRVPRERARAVKSSTALLRFTITLPEFDVRDL